The following proteins are encoded in a genomic region of Athene noctua chromosome 9, bAthNoc1.hap1.1, whole genome shotgun sequence:
- the PLA2G15 gene encoding lysosomal phospholipase A and acyltransferase gives MVPPAGARLLPRWGGSPVLSLPLLLLMLLCPGGGCLPRRRPAGPPVVLVPGDLGNQLEAKLDKPSVVHYLCSKKTDSYFTLWLNLELLLPVIIDCWIDNIRLVYNRTSKITEPPDGVDIRVPGFGQTFSLEFLDPSKRSVGSYFYMLVQSLVDWGYKRDEDVRGAPYDWRKAPNENEDYFVALRKMIELMYEQYGSPVVLIAHSMGNMYTLYFLNHQTQDWKDKYIKDYVSLGAPWGGVAKTLRVLASGDNNRIPVISSLKIRDQQRSAVSTNWMLPYNYTWPPDKVFVSTPTANYTLQDYRKFYRDINFEDGWLMRQDTEPLVYQMTPPGVRIHCLYGTGVETPDSFHYESFPDKEPKILYSDGDGTVNLQSALQCQKWVDMQKQEVVIFELSGNEHIQMLSNDTTISYVKKLLFDL, from the exons ATGGTCCCGCCGGCCGGCGCTAGGCTCCTCCCGCGCTGGGGAGGGAGCCCCGTCCTCAGCCTCCCCCTTCTCCTGCTGATGCTGCTCTGCCCCGGCGGCGGGTGCCtgccgcgccgccggcccgcggggCCGCCCGTGGTGCTGG TTCCAGGGGATTTAGGTAATCAGTTGGAAGCCAAGTTAGATAAGCCATCAGTAGTGCATTACCTCTGCTCTAAGAAGACAGACAGTTATTTTACACTCTGGCTGAATTTAGAATTACTTCTGCCTGTTATCATTGACTGCTGGATTGATAATATCAG gCTAGTATATAATCGAACAAGTAAGATTACAGAACCCCCAGATGGAGTGGATATCAGAGTCCCAGGTTTTGGGCAGACATTTTCCCTGGAATTCCTTGACCCAAGTAAAAGGAGCGTTG GCAGTTACTTTTATATGCTGGTGCAGAGTCTAGTAGATTGGGGCTACAAACGTGATGAAGATGTAAGAGGAGCACCTTATGACTGGCGAAAGGCACCAA ATGAGAATGAAGACTATTTTGTGGCCCTCCGCAAGATGATAGAGTTAATGTATGAGCAGTATGGAAGTCCTGTTGTCTTAATTGCCCACAGTATGGGTAATATGTACACCCTCTACTTCCTCAACCATCAGACTCAGGATTGGAAAGACAAGTACATCAAGGATTATGTGTCATTAGGCGCTCCGTGGGGAGGAGTGGCTAAAACTCTGCGTGTGCTGGCTTCAG GTGACAATAATAGAATACCTGTTATCAGCTCACTCAAGATTAGAGACCAGCAGAGATCAGCCGTTTCCACAAATTGGATGCTCCCCTACAACTACACATGGCCTCCAGATAAAGTCTTTGTAAGCACACCTACAGCTAACTACACTCTTCAGGATTACCGAAAATTCTACAGGGACATCAATTTTGAAGATGGCTGGCTCATGAGACAAGACACTGAACCCCTGGTCTACCAGATGACACCACCTGGTGTGCGTATACACTGTCTTTATGGCACTGGCGTGGAAACACCTGATTCCTTCCATTATGAAAGCTTTCCTGACAAAGAACCCAAGATTCTTTACAGTGATGGGGACGGTACAGTAAACTTACAGAGTGCCTTGCAATGTCAGAAGTGGGTGGACATGCAAAAGCAGGAAGTGGTGATATTTGAGCTTTCAGGAAATGAGCATATTCAAATGCTATCCAATGATACTACTATCTCCTATgtgaaaaagctgctttttgattTGTGA